The stretch of DNA ACGATGCTTTTGACACGTTACCCAATGAGTTACTTTCGAGTCTTGATTTAAGTAGGCATCAAAAGTATGCATATGATCATCAAATCCTGGAATAATTCGTTGGACAATTACTTCTAATCCTGCTTCTTCCGATTTACGGAGTGCTTCATCTAATTCCTGGCGATTTTCCACTTGAAAAATCTTTTTTCTAAACTTCGCCACAAATGAAGGAGAATCAACAGGTTTTACGATACACGGGTACCCAATTATTTCATCAATTTTCTCATAAAAGTTTTCCTCGTGTAATCGGACCGTTTCGGGAACTAAAACACCATGCTTCGTCGCTAATGCATGTAGAGTTTCTTTGTTCATTACTTCTGTATATAATCCTTGTTCCGTTTGTGGAATTAAATAATGCTGCTTTAATTCATCTAAATATTCATCGATTACTTCTACGTAGGAATCATGACAAGGTATTAGAACAGGCGGAGCTGTTTGTTTGCGAGCATAATCTATTAGAAAGTCAATAAACTGTTGTTTGTTCTCTTTATAGTGCGGTGCGATAACACGTTCCGAACAATATTTTGAATGAGCACCATACGTATTTTCATAGGAATAATCTACTGCAACCGTATGTATATCCTGCACCCCTAAGCAACGAATCGTGCTTAATCCGATATAATAATTTGTTCCTAAAATAACTGCTTTATTATTCATTCTTTTATCCAGCCTTTCTTACACTGCTAATTAAAATATTTACATAGGATCTAGGCTTTTTCAACAACATTTATATTATAAAAACAGTATTTTCTATTCAGTAGTCCAATATATAATTTTATTTGTTTTTTATCATTCTTTCCATCTTTTTTCGATAAATGTCAAATGAATTTAATATGATTGATATCTTTTGTCATTTCCCGGGAAAATTTATCGAGTAATGTAGATATTTCCCGACCTTGCACGCGAAACACAAGTAATAATGGATGTTTTTCTTTGATCCTTGTTTAAAAATTGATCCTGATGATCGACTTCACCTTCAATTACTTTCCACTCGCAAGTACCACAACGACCAACTCTACAAGAATAAGGTGCATGAATACCGGCAGAAAGAAGTGCTTCTAATAACGATTCATCCTTTGAAACTGTTATTTCCTTCCCGTTTTCTACTTGTGCAGTAAACGGAGCTCTATTTATTTGAACCGGTGCTGAAAAGCGTTCAAAGTGAATACTTCCGTTCGGATAGCCGAATTGTTGTGCTGCTTTTACGAACGATGTAATAAACGATTCCGGACCGCAAAAATATACATGTGTTCCAATATTATGTTGAAGCAACGAATCTACTGTTAACTTCTTCGTTTCTTGAGAAAAATAGAAATGACAACAACCTGGGTACATTTCCTTTAACTCGCCATAAAAAGCACATTGCTCTTTCGTTTTCGCAGCGTAATGTAATTCAAACGAGCGACCAGACTCCTTTAACTCTGCCATCATCGACAGAAAAGGAGTGATTCCAATTCCTGCAGCATAAAAGACGTGATGTTTCGCTTTAAAGCTTAGTGGAAGATGATTTTTAGGATAACTAATATCAATTTGGCTACCAATCTTTATTTCCTCATGCCAATATCGGGAACCACCTTTTGACTGTTCATCTAACCGAACAGAGATTTCGTAACAATTATTGTTATCAGGGTGATTATTCAAACTATAAGGACGAGCAAGTTTCCCTTCTTCCCCGACATACGTTGTAATATGTGAGCCAGCACTAAAATAAGGAAGTGTTCCTTTTGCTGCAACTAGAGTGAACCGTTTAATTTTTGATGTGATATTCTCTTTGTTTTGAACAATAACAGGAATAGTTTTTTCTCTGTACACGACTTACACTCCTATTTATAATTTTGCTACATATCCTAAATGTGCATCTCGCAGTGAAGAATAATGGTCCGAAACGACGAGTTGCAACTCGCAATGGGAACAGGTTATTTCCTCGTCCACTATTAAATTTATTTTCTCAGTAATGCCGTGACAACGACAACAAAAAACGTTCATCGGTTTAGGACCGATTCCGACAGAAATCATTTCTTCTTCTGAATAGCCAATAGACCAAGCCATTTTTTCTATTTCCCTTTTTAACTTCCAAGGTGCTGCAATGTATAAAAAGGTCCCCATTTTTTGTGATGAAAGGAGGTTTTGTAAGGTTGAAGAATCCAATGGAACAATCTCAAACGGCAACTCTTTCTTTTTAACCTCATATATTATTGGTTGCAATACTTCTAAACTAGCTTCATCCCCACAGAAAATATATTTCCTTTTCCCATTAATTAATGAAACCGTCATTAATCTTCCCTACTTTCTAGCTGTTCTTTTAAATATTGCAGAACAGGTTCTCTGTAGGAGGTAATTCCTTTATAGTCAACAATATGCGGCGGTAACTCCTGCATTATTTCATTAAATTGCTGTAACCACTCTTTTTTCATCACAAATTGATAGAGTGGCATAATATGAGAATGAATCGTAAAAAGAATTCCACCCGTTCTCGGTAACCTAAAAAGCTTCTGTACTTCTACACGCAAATGTACAAATTCGCCGACATTATCTTTCGTTACCTTTTTTCGTCCTTTTCCCCAGTCGGCAAACGTTTCTAACGACGTATCTAACCGATCTCCAGCCATAAGCCCCCAGTTTTTCCTCCCCCAAGGAGAACCAGCTTCAAGCTGCATTAAAAAGGTCAATATTCGATCATCCAATGGCGCAAAGCCTGGAATTGGTTTATGAATTGTTTTAAAATCCATCCCTACATTAAATGTTAGCGACCAATTTGAAGGGAAACATAACTGACCTGCATCTAAATATAAATCACCATCACGTTCCATCATAAGTAACAAGTCTTCCTGAACATGTCTCCCGATAAAATCTAACGGTTCGACTGATAAAGAAGAACAATCGCCAAATGTGAAGGTTACTGTTTCATCTAGTAACACGTTACGAAATGTCCATTGCTCCCCAGCCTTATCGATAGAAAATTTAGTAGGAAAGTAGGTTACAAGATGGTCTATAACTAAATCCACTACTTCCCATTGCGCACGCATTGTGTGAGGTAACGATTGAAAGCAACGTTCATGATGCTCGGTTAATAATTCTCGTTTTAAGAAAACCTCTTTCTCATATGTATTCGTTATATCCACACTACAAGGTTGGTTTAACAAAACTGAGTTATTAGAATAACGATAAGTATCGTCTTTAAATGGATATGGAAAATGAGCTAAATGGTCTAAAGATTTCATCGTCTCACCCTTTATGTAAAAATTTATCATTTTATATGTATATTAAAATTCTTCTATATATCTCCTAATTAAAGTATTATAGCACTAAATAGGTATTTTTTATTATAAACGAAGGAGTTTCTAATATGTTACAGTGTCGCGAAGAGGTTTTATTTTTAACAAAGCAACTAGTTAATGTTGAAAGTATCGTTAATACAGAAGGCGAAAAAGTGATGGCTGAAGCTGTGTATACGATCGTTTCGTCTATGCCCTACTTTAAAGGAAACCCGCATCTTGTTAGAAAACAGCAAACAGTTGACGATGAACGAGAACGCTATAATGTAATTGCGCTCGTAAAAGGGACTAAATCACCAAGCAATAAAACAGTAGTACTAATGGGCCATATGGATACAGTAGGAACGGATGATTTCAACCACTTAAAAGAAAAAGCATGTGACCCTCTAGAATTAATGCAAGCACTCCAGGAAGAAAAATTACCAACTTCCGTTGAATCTCATCTACAGTCCGGTGAGTATTTGTTCGGAAGAGGTGTACTTGATATGAAAAGTGGTGTTGCTAGCCATCTCTATCTTTTAAACTACTATTCAAACCACCCAGAAGAACTAAGCGGTAATTTAGTAGTCGTCATTGAATGTGATGAAGAAGACAGTTCACACGGCATACTATCTGCTTTAAAAGAGTTACAATTATTACGAGACGAGCACAAGTTAGATTATGTTGCTGCCATTAATGCTGATTTTGTTTCCCCTCGTTATGAAGGAGACAATAACCGTTATATTTATAAAGGCACTGTCGGTAAATTATTACCTTCCTTTTACATTACAGGTGCAGAAACGCATGTTGGATCTTGCTTTGAAGGGTTAGATCCTAACTATATTGCTGCTAGCTTAACTAAACAAATTAATTACAACACGGAACTCTGTAATGAAGCGTTTGGGGAAACGACTGTACCACCTGTTTCATTAAAGCAGACGGATTTAAAGCCAACATACACCGTTCAAACTGCCCTGTCTGCTTACGTATATTACAATTTCTTCGTACATTCCTGGTCTCCTAAAGATGTACTAGAAAAATTAAGAACACAAGCTGAAATTGCGTTCGATTCTGCACTAAATGAGTTTAAACAAAACTATTTATCCTATAGCAAAGCTAGCAATCAGCCTTATGTAGATGTTCCGTGGAAGCCTAGAGTCTTGCTATATGATGAAATGGATAGATTATTGATCGATACTCACGGTGACTCCTATGTAACTCATATGCTCGCATATAAAGAAGAATTACTATTAGACCAAGAACTAGATACGCGAATGTTTGCTGCAAAAGTAGTAGAAGAGGCGTGGAAATGGATGCCCGATAAGAGCCCTGCCATTATTTTATTCTATTCATCGCTCTATTCACCACGTATCGAAGTAACCGGTAAAAACGAAAAGGAAGTAAACTTGCTACATGCGTTAGATGCTGCAGTTGAAAAGTATCAACCGCAATATCAACACCCTATCGTAACACGCAATTTCTTCCCCTATATTTCAGACATGAGCTTCGTTGCTTTAAGTGATGATGAAGAAGAATTAAAGTCTGTTGCTGATAATAACCCTGGATGGGGAACGAAGCATTACGTTAATTATGAAGATATAAGAGCGATTAACGTACCCGTTATCAATATCGGTCCTTACGGCTTTGATGCTCATAAACAGTACGAACGGATGGAGTTAAGCTATTCTTTAGAAATCGTACCTAATTTAACAAATGAAGTTATTCAACGATTACTAGTTTAGAAGATAAGAAAAAGAGAAGTAGCCTCTACTTCTCTTTTTTGCATTTCATTATCTTTTCCCTGAATCAAACGGTTCTCCAACTGCCTTTGGAGCTTGTGATGACTTAGAGAAAATAATTAATGCAACTAGCGTTACTACATATGGGAATATCTTCAACAACACCGGCGGAATAACCGCTAATGCTGGAACAACTTGTGACACGTTCGCAACAGTAGTTGCAAATCCGAAGAAGAAAGTTGCTGCTAGTATTCCTAGTGGCTTCCATTGACCAAAGATTAGCGCTGCTAAAGCTAGGAAACCTAAACCTGCTACTGTTCCAGTAAACTCACCAGCATAAGTTACGACAATTACCGCTCCTCCTAGAGCAGAAAAAGCACCTGAGATCATAACACCATAATAACGCATTCTTTTTACATTAATACCAGCAGCTTCTGCCGCATGTGGATGCTCCCCACAAGCTCTTAAACGTAAGCCGAACGGTGTTTTATATAAGATAAACGTACTAATGATTAGTATCGCAAGAACTAACCAAGTAGTTGGATATGTCCTTGTAAAGAATAGATCCCCAATAATTGGGATGTCTGACAAATAAGGAACATTAGTTGATTTAAAAGCGTTTATACTAATTTTTCCGCTTCCTGTCATGTTTCTTGCAAGGAACACCGTAATAGCTCCAGCAATCATGTTTATTGCAGTACCACTAATAATCTGATTAGCACTTAAGTTAATACTTGCAAAAGCATGTAACAAAGAGAACAAGACACCAGCAATCATAGCAACTACTATTCCAACCCAAATAGCAGTTGTACTACCAGGAAACGATGATTGAATTGTATAGATAACAAGTGCTCCAGTAAAAGCACCAATGACCATCAAACCTTCTAAACCGATATTAACAATACCACTTCGTTCACTAAATAAAGCCCCTAAAGCTGTTATTAAAAGAGGAATAGTAAAGATTATAGCATACGGAGCAATTTGTTGAATTAAAGACCACATACTATTGCCCCTCCTTTTCATCTACAATTGTTTTCTTCTCTTTTCTCTTTTTCAATACTTTCGTTACTAGTCTTTCAATTAATATACTTGTAGCTGCAAAGTAAATAATAATAGCGATAATAGAATCCGCTATTTCTGGTGGGATATCCGTCATAGCGTTCATAAAGCCACGGCCAGAATATAACAATCCAAAGAAGATTGCGGCTAATAAAACACCAAACGCAGAGTTAGCACCTAAAAGCGCAACTGCAATTCCGTCAAAGCCTTGAGTTGGCATAACACCAATTTGCATACTAGTTGTGTTACCTGCATAAAAGGCAACCCCACCAAGACCAGCTAATCCACCTGAGATAGCCATAGCTAGAATAATACCTTTGTTCACTTTTATTCCGGCATATTCTGCACCATCACGGTTATAACCAACTGCTTTTAATTCGTAACCTAAAGTTGTTTTATTGATAATAAATGCCACTACGATTACGGCAATTACAGCTAAAAACAGTCCTAAGTTAATGTAGGAACCATCAAACGCTTCCGTTAAAAATGGTACGCGTAACGAAGCATTATCAGAAATCTTCCTTGATTCCGTTTCTAAAAACTCGCCTTTAAAATATCCTGGCACTGCATAGTAAATAGTCCAGTAAGCAATCCAGTTCATCATAATCGTGGAAACAACTTCATGCACATTAAACTTTGCTTTTAATAAACCTGGGAAAAACGCCCATAAAGCGCCACCTAAAAATCCTACTACAATCATCAAGGATAACAATACAGGCTTAGCAAGATCATCAAAAGTTAAACCTACCGCAAGTGCACAAAATCCTCCAAATAACATTTGTCCCGCCGCGCCAATGTTAAACAAACCAGTGCGGAAAGCAAATGCGACAGAAAGTCCAGTGAAAATTAATGGAGTAGCTGTTGCTAAAGTGTTACCGATACGGGATATACTTTTTAATCCACCTTCAAATAAATATTGATACCCTGCGATTGGGCTATTTCCCGTGAAAGCCATTAAAATTGCTCCAGCGATCAATCCAAAGAGAACAGCTATTAACGAAACTATGACGTTTCTCATTCGTCTTCCCCCTTATTCACGCCAGCCATCATTAAGCCAATTTCATTTTCATCCGTTTCTTTCGCATTAACGATTCCAATTAAATTTCCGTTATTTACAACAGCAATGCGATCCGAAACATTCAATATTTCATCTAGTTCTAAAGAAACTAATAGTACAGCTTTTCCTTTGTCTCGCTGTTCTACTAGACGTTTATGAATATATTCGATTGACCCTACATCTAATCCACGTGTCGGTTGCACAGCGATGAGAAGTGTTGGGTCCATTTCAATTTCGCGTCCTATAATTGCTTTTTGCTGATTTCCTCCCGACATGGAACGTGTAACAGAAATAGGTCCTTGTCCAGAACGAACATCAAAGTTTTTTATGATGTTTTCAGCATGTTTTCTCATCGCAGAAAAGTTTAAAATACCTCGTTTAGAATATGGAGCTTTATCATAAACTTCTACAATCATATTTTCTTCAACCGTATAGTCAAGAATAAGTCCGTGCTTGTGACGATCCTCCGGAATATGTGCAATTCCCTTTTCAATTCTCTTTTTAACAGGGAGGTTTGTAATATCTTCACCTTCATAAATAATAGAACCAGATTCTACTTTTGCTAAACCAGTTATACTTTGCACAAGTTCAGATTGTCCGTTTCCATCTACACCTGCAATACCAAGGATTTCCCCTCTTTTAACTTCAAGGGATACGTTGTTAAGGCCAATAACGTCTTTATCTTTATTTACTGTTACGTTATTAAGCGTAAGAACTACTTCGCCAACCTTCGCTTCTTCCTTTTCAACTTGGAAATTAACTTCACGTCCAACCATCATTTCTGCCATTTTGGAAGTACTAGTCTCCGCAACATTCACTGTACCGATTGTTTTCCCTCTACGAATAACAGTACATCTGTCTGCCATTGCTTTAATTTCCTTCAGCTTATGGGTAATGATGATAATGGACTTTCCTTCAGCGATTAAGTTTTTAAGTATTTTACCTAAATCTTCAATTTCTTGTGGTGTTAAAACGGCCGTAGGTTCGTCTAATATAAGAACATCCGCAGCACGATAAAGCATTTTTAATATTTCAACTCTCTGCTGCATTCCCACTGATATATTCTCGATTTTTGCATATGGGTCTACATTTAAGCCATACTGATTTGAAAGCTCTTGGATCTTTTTGCTTGCTTCACTTAACTCTAATTTATATAACTGATGGGGTTCTGCTCCAAGTACAATGTTTTCCGTTACTGTAAAATTACTAACTAATTTAAAATGTTGGTGTACCATTCCGATGCCTAATTTATTCGCAACGTTCGGATTCGAAATTTTCGTTTCTATCCCATTCACTTTAATAACGCCACGGTCTGGTTGATACATACCAAAAAGTATCGACATTAATGTAGATTTTCCAGCACCGTTTTCTCCTAACAAAGCATGAATTTCACCTTTTTTTAGTTGTAGCGTAATATTATCGTTGGCTACGATACCAGGAAACTCTTTGCGAATATTGAGCATCTCTACTACATATTCCATTTTTCGCAACTCTCCCTCTTAACAAATTCACTGTTATTAGTAACTCACACGCATTGAAGATGTTGGATGTGAGATGTCAGACAATATAAAATACACTTTTTTGTTTGAAAATTACTTCATCTGTTTAGTTAAAAAAAAGGCGGGAAATACCCCGCCTCTTTTTTAGTTGTTACTTAATTAAGCCATCTTGTTTGTCAGAAACTTTAATTTCACCTGATTTAATCAGTTCAAACATTTCAGCCACTTTGCTAATAGTTGATTCACTTAAGTTAGGGTTTTCATCCGGTAACCCAATACCATCATTTGTAGCGTCAAACATTAGAGTTTCTCCACCTGGGAATTCTCCATTTTTCTCCGCCATAATCATGTCGTAAGCCGACTGGTCAATTTTCTTCACTGCAGAAGTTAAAATTACAGATTTTTCACCTTCATAAATTCCGTCAGCATATTGGTCAACGTCAACACCAACCATCCAAACGTTTGCACCATTTTTCACGCGGTCAATCGCTTCGTTGATCGCACCAACACCAACGCCACCAGCAGCAGCGAAGATTACGTCAACTCCGTTGTCATACATTTGAGCAGCGATTTGTCCACCAGCTGCAACGTCATCAAACGTTCCTTGGTAAACAACGTTTTCAGGTTTAATAGAGAAGTTCGTACCTAAGTTCTCGTTAGCATATGCAACACCTTGTTGGAAGCCCCAGTTAAATTTTTGTACTGGAGGAATTTCCATACCACCGATGAAACCTGCTTCACCTTCTTGAAGCTCTACAGCTGTAGCAATACCTGCAAGGAAACCTGCTTCATGTTCTGCAAAGAAGATAGAAACCGTGTTTTCTCCTACTACAGAATTGAAATCTCCATTATGTGGATACCCATCAATTAAAACGAATTTTGCATCTTCATATTGTGCTTGAGCAGCAAAAATCGCCGTTTCAAATTTAAATCCAGGAGTTACGATAAATTTAAATTCTGCATCGTAAAGGTTACCGATTTCTGTCATATAGTCAGCTTCTGTTGTTCCGTTAGGCTTTAAATATCTGTGAGTTAAACCTAATTCTTCACTTGCTTTTACTACACCTTCCCAAGAACCTTGGTTGAATGATTTATCATCAATTGTACCAGCATCTGTTACCATTCCGACTTTAAAATCTGAGCTACCTTCTCCGCTTCCACCTGTGTTACTAGTACCACAAGCTGCTAAGAAGATCATCATTACAGCAATTATTGAAACTAATAATCCTTTTTTCATTGTAGGACCCCCATAAAATTTTTTAATAAAGGCTTTCTATACAATAATATATTCCTATTTTACGAGATTTTCAACAAATCTTTACGTAATATTAGTGAAAAACTAAAAAAATGTCTGATATTTGTCGAATATTGTAAAGTGAAAACGTTTGAAATCTTAATGAAATGTTTGCACAATAACATTTTATTCGTATTACCCATCAATTCCATTAACATAAAGTACCAAAAAATCATTCCTTTGTGACTATACCAATTCTCCTAAATATCTTAACGAATAAAAAAGCTATCTACTAAACTAGTAAAAAAAGTAGATAACTTTAATTTAATAATTCGTAACTAAATCGATTCCCAAATAAAACTCCCCCTGAATACTCAGAGAGAGTTTATTTCATTAATAGTTCTTTTAATTGATCTTTATTTTGCAACAAATCTTCCAGTGTGTATTGTTCTAATACTTTAAAATAAGCTTGTAGTGCTTCGTATAATACACCTTTTAACCGACATGCAGGGCTAATTTTACACATATTACTTTCAGAATTAAAACATTCTACTAAATGAATAGGCTTTTCTGTTTCACGTACAATTGCTCCTATATTTATTTCCGATGGATGCTTAGCTAGTTTAATACCACCATTTCTTCCTCTTACTGTATCAATAATTCCAAGCTTCCCAAGCTCATGAACTACTTTACCAAGATGATTGTTTGAAATATGATAAAATGCCGAAATATCTTTAATATTTGATCGTTTATCTTGCGGCTGTATACCTAAATAAATGAGTACACGCAAGGCGTAATCCGTATAAGTTGTCAATTGCACATTGCTCACCCTATTTCTTCGTAACATCGTTTATATCTTTATTTTAATGTATTACGCTGGAAATAGAAAATAAAGAGATTTTTTGTTAAATGTGAACATTTCGTTAAAGATGTATTTAAAATATTGCTTTTAGCCTGTGATGAACTTAACATTAAAGATGTATTTAAAATATATATTTAAACTTCCGAAAAGGGGTAGTGTAAAATGACAACTGCAACTAACCAATTAGATCAAAAAACTATTGATATCGTTAAGTCAACTGTTCCAGTATTAGCAGAGCACGGAGAAGCAATTACGAAACGTTTTTACGAAATGATGTTTACGAATCACCCAGAACTTTTAAATGTATTTAACCACGCAAACCAAAAACAAGGGAAACAACCACGTGCTTTAGCTAATACGGTGTATGCAGCTGCACAATATATTGATAATTTGGAAGCAATAATACCAGTAGTAAAACAAATTGCCCATAAACATAGAAGCCTTCAAATAAAAGCAGAGCAATACCCAATCGTCGGGAAACATCTATTACTAGCAATTAAAGATGTATTAGGAGACGCAGCAACGGACGAGATCATCGATGCATGGGGCAAGGCATACGGCGTCATCGCGGATGTATTCATTCAAGTGGAACGTGAAATGTACGAAGAAGCTGCAGCAAAAGCTGGTGGTTGGGACGGCTTTAGAGAATTTAACGTAATGAAAAAAGTGAGAGAAAGCGATGTTATTACTTCTTTCTATTTACACCCGAAAGATGGTGGCCCAATTTCTACGTTTGTTCCTGGCCAATATATTAGTGTTCGTTTAAAAATAGAAGGAGAAACATATACTCATATTCGTCAATATAGTTTATCGGATGCGCCTGGACATGATTATTACCGTATTAGCGTTAAACGTGAAAGCGATAAAGGATCCATACCAGATGGTACTGTTTCTAATTTCTTACATGAGCAAGTAAACGAAGGGGATGTGTTACACATTACCGCTCCAGCAGGTGATTTCGTGTTAGATGTAGAATCAACACGTCCTGTCGTCCTTATTAGTGGTGGTGTAGGGTTAACTCCTTTAATGAGTATGTTAAATACCATTGTAAAACAAACACCCGAAAGAAAAGTAACATTTATTCAT from Sutcliffiella cohnii encodes:
- the hmpA gene encoding NO-inducible flavohemoprotein; translation: MTTATNQLDQKTIDIVKSTVPVLAEHGEAITKRFYEMMFTNHPELLNVFNHANQKQGKQPRALANTVYAAAQYIDNLEAIIPVVKQIAHKHRSLQIKAEQYPIVGKHLLLAIKDVLGDAATDEIIDAWGKAYGVIADVFIQVEREMYEEAAAKAGGWDGFREFNVMKKVRESDVITSFYLHPKDGGPISTFVPGQYISVRLKIEGETYTHIRQYSLSDAPGHDYYRISVKRESDKGSIPDGTVSNFLHEQVNEGDVLHITAPAGDFVLDVESTRPVVLISGGVGLTPLMSMLNTIVKQTPERKVTFIHAAINSATHAMDQHVKGLAQEHENVEYYVCYEKPTEQDRLEKVFDKEGYVDLPWLQSIIKDSNSEFYFCGPVPFMKAINKALKEWNVREEDIHFEFFGPADQLNA